One genomic window of Struthio camelus isolate bStrCam1 chromosome 1, bStrCam1.hap1, whole genome shotgun sequence includes the following:
- the CHST7 gene encoding carbohydrate sulfotransferase 7, with translation MKGRRRWRGQRRRFAVVLVLYTLLLLLLVPYVLDYGARRGRADEEPLLRRCPSLEEALSEWGWEQRQALEPQEEEEEEEDGGGASRGAAGNGSGAAARKRHIYLHATWRTGSSFLGELFNQHPDVFYLYEPMWHLWQALYPGDALSLQGALRDMVRALFRCDFSVLRLYAAPPGPRDPLGPAAPGGGGNLTTAGIFGWRTNKVICSAPLCPAAPRPRQEIGLIDGAACEERCPPRALRELEAECRKYPVVVIKDVRLLELGALLPLLREPGLNLRVIQLFRDPRAVHNSRLKAKQALLRESIQVLRSRHRAEPRAPPPRQHLLPPALLGAGRGPGPGPQHRAEFFLSGALEVICQAWLRDLLLARRPPPWLRRRYTQLRYEDLVQEPRAQLRRLLRFAGLPVPPAMEAFVVNMTRGSAYSSDRPFLISARDAREAIHAWRERLSRQQVRQVEAACGEAMSLLAYPLSGGDGR, from the coding sequence ATGAAGGGCCGGAGGCGctggcgggggcagcgccggcgcttCGCCGTGGTGCTGGTGCTGtacacgctgctgctgctgctgctggtgccctacgtgctggactACGGGGCCAGGAGGGGGCGTGCGGACGAGGAGCCGCTGCTGCGCCGCTGCCCCAGCCTGGAGGAGGCGCTGAGCGAGTGGGGCTGGGAGCAGCGGCAGGCGCTGGagccgcaggaggaggaggaggaggaggaggacggcggAGGCGCgtcccgcggggcggcgggcaacggcagcggggcggcggcgaggaagCGGCACATCTACCTGCACGCCACTTGGCGCACGGGCTCGTCCTTCCTGGGGGAGCTGTTCAACCAGCACCCGGACGTCTTCTACCTGTACGAGCCCATGTGGCACCTGTGGCAGGCGCTGTACCCGGGCGACGCGCTGAGCCTGCAGGGCGCCCTGCGCGACATGGTGCGCGCCCTGTTCCGCTGCGACTTCTCCGTGCTGCGCCTCtacgccgcgccgcccggcccccgcgacccgctgggccccgccgcgcccggcggcggcggcaaccTCACCACGGCCGGCATCTTCGGCTGGCGGACCAACAAGGTGATCTGCTCGGCGCCGCtgtgccccgccgcgccgcggccgcgccagGAGATCGGCCTCATCGACGGCGCCGCCTGCGAGGAGCGGTGCCCGCCGCGGGCGCTGCGGGAGCTGGAGGCCGAGTGCCGCAAGTACCCCGTGGTGGTCATCAAGGACGTgcggctgctggagctgggcgcgctgctgccgctgctgcgggagccCGGCCTCAACCTGCGCGTCATCCAGCTCTTCCGCGACCCCCGCGCCGTGCACAACTCCCGCCTCAAGGCCAAGCAGGCGCTGCTGCGGGAGAGCATCCAGGTGCTGCGCAGCCGgcaccgcgccgagccgcgggcgccgccgccgcgccagcacctcctgccgcccgccctgctgggcgccgggcgggggccgggccccgggccccAGCACCGCGCCGAGTTCTTCCTCAGCGGCGCCCTGGAGGTCatctgccaggcctggctgcgcGACCTGCTGctggcccgccgccccccgccttgGCTGCGCCGCCGCTACACGCAGCTGCGCTACGAGGACCTGGTGCAGGAGCCCCGCGCCCAGCTGCGCCGCCTGCTGCGCTTCGCCGGCCTGCCGGTGCCGCCCGCCATGGAGGCTTTCGTGGTCAACATGACCCGCGGCTCGGCCTACTCCTCCGACCGGCCCTTCCTCATCTCCGCCCGCGACGCGCGGGAGGCCATCCACGCCTGGCGGGAGCGCCTCAGCCGCCAGCAGGTGCGCCAGGTGGAGGCGGCCTGCGGCGAGGCCATGAGCCTCCTCGCCTACCCCCTCAGCGGGGGCGACGGCCGGTAG